In Acidaminococcus timonensis, one DNA window encodes the following:
- the recO gene encoding DNA repair protein RecO translates to MSSEMFQDEAIILRVRNWQTADKYAVCFCREHGKIPFVAYGAAYPRSQSGRLVQPFAHLQVTLAPGRKVATLRSCESLEMPQPPDWENLAYGAIIGEVAENLLGEEEPQEEVFQLLLEAFRLLGKRNKRLVTDSTLLKLLSLCGLNPILDVCTSCNEPVTEDGYFSLVQGGFLCRKCAMGDELPFTLPTRDLMEQLLHLDLNEPPDFTVRGRELMSLEKILYQFILYQTDRPIRSLEFLAQMEKTAHG, encoded by the coding sequence ATGAGCAGTGAAATGTTTCAAGACGAAGCAATCATCCTCCGGGTTAGAAATTGGCAGACTGCGGATAAATACGCAGTCTGCTTTTGTCGTGAACACGGAAAAATCCCCTTTGTGGCCTATGGGGCAGCCTATCCCCGCAGCCAGAGCGGCCGGCTGGTGCAACCTTTTGCCCACCTGCAGGTGACGCTGGCTCCAGGCCGCAAGGTGGCCACCCTGCGCAGCTGTGAAAGCCTGGAAATGCCCCAGCCCCCCGATTGGGAAAATCTGGCCTACGGGGCCATTATCGGGGAAGTGGCGGAGAACCTGCTGGGAGAAGAGGAACCCCAGGAGGAGGTGTTCCAGCTGCTGCTGGAAGCTTTTCGGCTGCTGGGCAAACGGAACAAGCGCCTGGTGACGGACAGCACCTTGCTGAAGCTGCTGTCCCTGTGCGGGTTGAATCCCATCCTGGATGTATGCACCAGCTGCAACGAGCCAGTGACGGAAGACGGATATTTCAGTCTGGTGCAGGGGGGCTTCCTGTGCAGAAAATGCGCCATGGGGGATGAACTGCCTTTTACCCTGCCCACCCGGGACCTGATGGAGCAGCTGCTGCACCTGGATCTGAACGAACCGCCTGATTTTACGGTGCGGGGCCGGGAGCTTATGAGCCTGGAAAAAATTTTGTATCAATTTATCCTGTACCAGACGGACCGGCCCATCCGGAGCCTGGAGTTTCTGGCGCAGATGGAGAAGACAGCCCATGGATAA
- the era gene encoding GTPase Era, which yields MEQQEQKQHRSGFVAVVGRPNAGKSTLVNQLVGEKVAIISDRPQTTRNRILSILSTDAAQMVFLDTPGLHKPQDKLGEHMVQAAVNAIKEVDVVLFVVDASEKRGKGEQVILERLKEECKAPVILVLNKIDQISNKESLLPIIAHFQKEYPFRSILTLSALADEDFTPLLQEIEACLPVGPSFYPEDMYTDQPERVMAAEIIREKILQLTRDEVPHAVAVQVQEMKTRPNDMVYVRADIYVERDSQKAILIGAKGKMLKEISQRARKDIENLIGNRVYLELWVKVRPKWREKEGDLKRLGLANDRPQY from the coding sequence ATGGAACAGCAAGAACAGAAACAGCACCGCTCCGGCTTTGTGGCCGTTGTGGGACGCCCCAATGCGGGCAAGAGCACCCTGGTGAACCAGTTGGTGGGGGAAAAGGTGGCCATCATTTCCGACCGGCCTCAGACCACCCGGAACCGGATCCTGAGCATCTTGAGCACGGATGCGGCCCAGATGGTCTTCCTGGATACCCCGGGTCTGCACAAACCCCAGGATAAACTGGGGGAACACATGGTCCAGGCAGCGGTGAATGCCATCAAGGAAGTGGATGTGGTACTGTTCGTGGTGGATGCCTCGGAAAAGCGGGGCAAGGGAGAACAGGTCATCCTGGAGCGGCTGAAGGAAGAATGTAAGGCTCCGGTGATCCTGGTGCTGAACAAAATCGACCAGATCTCCAACAAGGAGAGCCTGCTGCCCATCATCGCCCATTTCCAGAAAGAATACCCCTTCCGCAGCATCCTGACCCTGTCCGCCCTGGCCGATGAGGACTTTACACCGCTTTTGCAGGAAATCGAAGCCTGCCTGCCGGTGGGCCCCAGCTTCTATCCGGAGGACATGTATACGGACCAGCCGGAACGGGTCATGGCGGCAGAAATCATCCGGGAGAAGATCCTGCAGCTGACCCGGGATGAAGTGCCCCATGCGGTGGCAGTGCAGGTCCAGGAAATGAAGACCCGGCCCAACGACATGGTGTATGTACGGGCGGATATCTACGTGGAACGGGATTCCCAGAAGGCCATCCTGATCGGGGCTAAAGGGAAGATGCTCAAGGAAATCAGCCAGCGGGCCCGGAAGGATATCGAGAATCTGATCGGCAACCGGGTATACCTGGAACTGTGGGTGAAGGTACGGCCCAAATGGCGGGAAAAAGAGGGCGACCTGAAGCGCCTGGGCCTGGCCAACGACCGGCCTCAATATTGA
- the ybeY gene encoding rRNA maturation RNase YbeY: protein MIVTLENNQEEIAIPEELEATLKKAMDIVARKENLTDNTEVDITIVNNEEIHTLNREYRGIDRPTDVLSFALDEGDEEPEVDDGAAEHLLGDVIISAPRAVEQGEEFGHGLTREMTYLAVHGMLHLLGYDHMVEADKRVMRAREEEILRELDLAEEKYGG, encoded by the coding sequence ATGATTGTTACACTGGAAAACAACCAGGAAGAGATCGCCATTCCGGAAGAACTGGAAGCGACTCTGAAAAAGGCCATGGACATTGTGGCCCGGAAGGAAAATTTGACGGACAACACGGAAGTGGATATCACCATTGTAAACAATGAGGAAATCCATACCCTGAACCGGGAGTACCGGGGCATCGACCGTCCCACGGACGTACTGAGCTTTGCCCTGGACGAGGGGGACGAGGAACCGGAAGTGGACGACGGGGCAGCAGAGCACCTGCTGGGAGATGTGATCATTTCCGCTCCCCGGGCTGTAGAGCAGGGGGAGGAATTCGGCCACGGACTTACCCGGGAAATGACGTATCTGGCCGTGCACGGCATGCTGCACTTGCTGGGCTATGACCATATGGTGGAAGCAGACAAGAGAGTCATGCGAGCCCGGGAAGAAGAAATCCTGCGGGAACTGGACCTGGCGGAAGAAAAATACGGAGGCTGA
- a CDS encoding cytidine deaminase yields MDRELFEAAVKARQHSYSPYSHFAVGAAVRAGDGRIFTGCNIENASYGLCICAERCAIFAAVKEGVQEFSALCVTADTSQPVSPCGACRQVMAEFAIPKVYLTNLKGEWKETTVAELLPYSFVL; encoded by the coding sequence ATGGACCGGGAACTGTTCGAAGCGGCGGTGAAGGCCCGGCAGCACAGCTACAGCCCCTATTCCCACTTTGCGGTAGGGGCGGCGGTGCGGGCTGGCGACGGAAGAATCTTCACCGGCTGTAACATTGAGAACGCTTCCTATGGCCTGTGTATCTGCGCCGAACGGTGTGCCATCTTTGCGGCGGTGAAGGAAGGGGTGCAGGAGTTTTCGGCCCTTTGTGTCACAGCGGATACCTCGCAGCCGGTGTCTCCCTGTGGAGCCTGCCGGCAGGTGATGGCAGAATTTGCCATCCCGAAAGTATATCTGACGAATCTGAAAGGCGAATGGAAGGAAACCACGGTGGCGGAACTGCTGCCGTACAGTTTTGTGTTATAA
- a CDS encoding fumarylacetoacetate hydrolase family protein: MKIVTYEYDQDVQVGVISDDGKYVYPANKYANMYELIQESDFEELLSINRMALGGVPLDQVKILAPLTHPRNDIICLGINYKSHDEELPDAYVPEKIVQRQVPVYFSKRVDRATDPDGIIDGHFNVVKELDYECELAVIIGKEARNVEEKDAADYVFGYTIINDVTARDVQVAHKQWYFGKSLDTFAPMGPCIVTADEFPFPPALHLTCKVNGQLRQDSNTKYLVHGIPYIISELSKGMTLRAGTIIATGTPSGTGIGMNPPQFLKNGDVVECSIEGIGTLRNVVK, translated from the coding sequence ATGAAAATCGTAACGTATGAATACGATCAGGATGTACAGGTAGGCGTAATTTCTGATGACGGTAAGTATGTCTACCCGGCCAATAAATATGCCAATATGTATGAACTGATCCAGGAAAGCGACTTTGAAGAACTGCTGAGCATCAATCGGATGGCTCTGGGCGGCGTACCTCTGGATCAGGTGAAGATCCTGGCTCCTCTGACCCACCCCCGGAACGATATCATCTGCCTGGGCATCAACTACAAATCCCATGACGAGGAACTGCCCGATGCCTATGTTCCGGAAAAAATCGTACAGCGCCAGGTCCCTGTGTATTTCTCCAAACGGGTGGACCGGGCCACGGATCCGGACGGCATCATTGACGGCCATTTCAATGTAGTCAAGGAACTGGACTACGAATGTGAACTGGCTGTGATCATCGGCAAAGAAGCCAGAAACGTGGAAGAAAAAGATGCTGCCGATTACGTATTCGGCTATACCATCATCAACGATGTAACGGCCCGTGATGTGCAGGTGGCCCATAAACAATGGTATTTCGGGAAGAGCCTGGATACCTTTGCCCCCATGGGACCCTGCATCGTGACCGCGGATGAATTCCCGTTCCCGCCGGCGCTGCATCTGACCTGCAAGGTGAACGGCCAGCTGCGCCAGGACAGCAATACCAAATACCTGGTGCATGGGATTCCGTATATCATCAGCGAATTGTCCAAGGGCATGACGCTGCGGGCAGGGACCATTATCGCTACCGGTACGCCTTCCGGTACGGGTATCGGTATGAACCCGCCCCAGTTCCTGAAAAACGGGGATGTGGTGGAATGCAGCATCGAAGGAATCGGGACGCTGCGGAATGTGGTGAAATGA
- a CDS encoding carbon starvation CstA family protein, with the protein MNGLTLVCLAIVIFICAYMFYGRWLVKTWGIEPDAKTPAYRFRDDKDFAPASRFTVFAHQFSSITGAGPVTGPIIAAMFGWVPAFLWILVGGVFFGAVQDFTALYASVKNDGKGMGALIEQYVGHTGCKMFLMFGWLFSLLVIAAFSDIMASTFNGFSKTGELMGPNASAASISMIYIAVAVVFGIVTRRFHITGAKELVLGIVCMIAMVSLGIAHPMYASRTTWLYVTYAYCFAASIMPMWLLIQPRDYLSVFLLLGMILAGVVGIIVGNPSINMPAFTSFEVAGKPMFPILFVTIACGAVSGFHSLVSSGTSSKTISNEKDMLPVGYGSMLIESTLGVVSLVIACSVAVNGHLPKATPFAIFGSAIGGYFTMFGIPKYYSTCIVTMCVSALAMTTIDAVTRIGRMMLQEILAPEEGHEQGSVAKFLSNTYVATIVTLIPSYLLCLGGYMNIWPLFGAANQLLSALVLVALAVFLKVTGRKSWMLYVPMTFMFLVTMSALCLSIYGIYKKAMAGVFFPMVEGLQLVVALCLMFLAINVVRSCTKELFTGKVETAEK; encoded by the coding sequence ATGAACGGATTAACGCTTGTGTGTTTAGCTATTGTCATCTTCATCTGTGCGTACATGTTTTATGGTCGCTGGCTGGTGAAGACCTGGGGAATCGAACCGGATGCGAAGACTCCTGCCTATCGCTTCAGAGACGATAAGGACTTTGCTCCTGCTTCCCGGTTTACGGTATTTGCCCATCAGTTTTCTTCCATTACGGGTGCCGGCCCTGTAACCGGTCCGATTATCGCCGCCATGTTCGGTTGGGTTCCTGCTTTCTTATGGATTTTGGTCGGTGGCGTATTCTTCGGTGCTGTACAGGACTTCACCGCCCTGTATGCTTCTGTGAAGAACGACGGCAAGGGCATGGGCGCCCTGATCGAACAGTATGTAGGCCATACGGGCTGCAAGATGTTCCTGATGTTCGGCTGGCTGTTCTCCCTGCTGGTTATCGCAGCCTTCTCCGACATCATGGCCAGCACCTTCAACGGGTTCTCCAAGACCGGCGAACTGATGGGGCCTAACGCCTCTGCTGCTTCCATTTCCATGATCTACATCGCCGTGGCTGTGGTGTTCGGTATCGTCACCCGCCGCTTCCACATCACCGGTGCCAAGGAACTGGTTCTGGGCATTGTGTGCATGATCGCCATGGTGAGCCTGGGCATTGCCCATCCCATGTACGCTTCCCGTACCACCTGGCTGTATGTAACCTATGCTTATTGCTTTGCTGCTTCCATCATGCCCATGTGGCTGCTGATCCAACCCCGTGACTACCTGAGCGTATTCCTGCTGCTGGGTATGATCCTGGCCGGTGTTGTTGGAATCATCGTTGGGAATCCTTCCATCAACATGCCTGCCTTCACTTCTTTCGAAGTGGCCGGCAAGCCCATGTTCCCGATTCTGTTCGTAACCATCGCCTGCGGGGCTGTATCCGGGTTCCATTCTCTGGTATCCTCCGGTACTTCCTCCAAGACCATTTCCAATGAAAAAGACATGCTGCCTGTTGGGTACGGCTCCATGCTGATCGAATCCACCCTGGGTGTTGTTTCTCTGGTTATCGCCTGCTCCGTGGCTGTGAACGGCCATCTGCCCAAAGCCACTCCGTTCGCCATTTTCGGCAGCGCCATCGGCGGTTACTTCACCATGTTCGGGATTCCCAAATACTACAGCACCTGCATCGTAACCATGTGCGTATCCGCTCTGGCCATGACCACCATCGACGCTGTAACCCGTATCGGCCGGATGATGCTCCAGGAAATCCTGGCTCCGGAAGAAGGCCATGAACAAGGCTCCGTTGCCAAGTTCCTGAGCAACACTTACGTTGCCACCATCGTAACCCTGATTCCCAGCTACCTGCTGTGCCTGGGCGGTTACATGAACATCTGGCCGCTGTTCGGTGCTGCCAACCAGCTGCTCAGTGCTCTGGTTCTGGTTGCCCTGGCCGTATTCCTGAAGGTGACCGGCCGGAAGAGCTGGATGCTCTACGTACCCATGACCTTCATGTTCCTGGTTACCATGAGTGCCCTGTGCCTGTCCATCTATGGCATTTACAAAAAAGCCATGGCTGGCGTGTTCTTCCCCATGGTGGAAGGCCTGCAGCTGGTAGTTGCCCTGTGCCTGATGTTCCTGGCCATTAACGTGGTTCGGAGCTGCACCAAGGAACTGTTCACCGGCAAGGTTGAAACTGCAGAAAAATGA
- a CDS encoding PhoH family protein: protein MPEVTEKRFAFRDAREMVAVLGENDEYLRQMQQVLGCQLIPRGNELIAQGSSQDTELAEKLVGELLYLYRQGLPITEHDVKYSLKLVLDGQEEQLHKLFTDTVLTTVRGRQVKAKTLGQLQYLKTIAQNDITIAIGPAGTGKTYLAVAMAVKALKNKDVERIILTRPAVEAGEKLGFLPGDLQEKVDPYLRPLYDALYEMLGMEAFQKNLQRGIIEVAPLAYMRGRTLNDAFIILDEAQNTTAEQMRMALTRFGFGSKLVVTGDATQVDLPSGRQSGLVNAAYVLRNVPGIGIVHFSEHDVVRHEIVGAIIKAYEKYDKARKERKRAAEPKGEEQ from the coding sequence TTGCCTGAAGTGACGGAAAAACGGTTTGCCTTCCGGGATGCGCGGGAAATGGTGGCGGTCCTGGGAGAAAATGATGAATATCTGCGGCAGATGCAGCAGGTACTGGGCTGCCAGCTGATTCCCCGGGGCAACGAGCTCATTGCCCAGGGAAGCAGCCAGGATACGGAACTGGCGGAAAAACTGGTGGGAGAACTGCTATACCTGTATCGGCAGGGGCTGCCCATCACCGAACATGACGTGAAGTACAGTCTGAAACTGGTCCTGGACGGGCAGGAAGAACAGCTGCACAAGCTGTTTACCGATACGGTACTGACCACAGTGCGGGGTCGCCAGGTAAAGGCCAAGACCCTGGGTCAGCTCCAGTATCTGAAGACCATTGCCCAGAACGATATCACCATTGCCATCGGACCGGCTGGCACGGGCAAGACCTACCTGGCCGTGGCCATGGCCGTCAAGGCGTTGAAGAACAAGGATGTGGAACGGATCATCCTGACCCGGCCTGCGGTGGAAGCCGGCGAAAAGCTGGGGTTCCTGCCGGGCGACCTGCAGGAAAAGGTGGACCCGTATCTGCGGCCCCTGTACGATGCTCTCTATGAGATGCTGGGGATGGAGGCTTTCCAGAAGAACCTGCAGCGGGGCATCATCGAAGTGGCGCCATTGGCCTACATGCGGGGACGTACGTTGAATGACGCTTTCATCATCCTGGACGAAGCCCAGAACACCACGGCAGAACAGATGCGCATGGCACTCACCCGGTTCGGCTTCGGCTCCAAGCTGGTGGTCACCGGGGATGCCACCCAGGTGGACCTGCCCAGTGGACGGCAGTCGGGACTGGTGAACGCGGCCTATGTGCTGCGCAATGTGCCGGGCATCGGGATTGTGCATTTCAGCGAGCACGATGTGGTCCGTCACGAAATCGTAGGGGCCATCATCAAGGCATATGAAAAATATGACAAAGCCCGGAAGGAACGGAAACGGGCAGCAGAGCCTAAAGGAGAAGAACAATGA
- the ligA gene encoding NAD-dependent DNA ligase LigA, whose amino-acid sequence MSMTKEQAAARIDELRAIMKKNSYLYYVQDNPIITDGEYDAMMRELKALEAQYPDLVTPDSPSQHVGGYAKPGFTEVRHMTPLLSLANAFSPEEMEEFDRRVHEGLPKDARVQYVVEPKIDGLACSIIYENGRFVRAATRGDGVVGENVTENVRTIQNIPKQLKPIPGMEIPELLDVRGEVYMPRAAFVKLNEERQEAGEQEFANCRNAAAGSLRQLDPRVTAKRSLAFFAYGIGVGAGNLPTHNASMDMLQQYGFTTTEGRTLVDTIQQANDLIKKHGERRAFLGYDTDGVVVKVNDVWQQNLLGATGKDPRWAMAYKFPPEQAETVLEDIVIQVGRTGVLTPTAVLQPVRLSGSTISRATLHNEDFIKERDIRIGDHVVINKAAEIIPEVLHVVTEKRTGEEKVFHMPETCPECGWKAERKPGEAAWRCTNPHCPALGREGLIHFTSRDAMNIDGCGPSVLAQLTANGLVKDPSDLYLLTTEQLIQLDRMGQKSADNLVNAIQDSKSQSLDKLLFALGIRHVGAKVARTLALKYGTMDNLMAATQDELAQIPDIGPVIAESVVTWFGDPVNQAFVERLKELGLNMEMTTGPALDENHPFYGKTMVFTGTLPNLDRATAQTMAQEVGAKVTSSVSKKTDYVVAGADPGSKYTKAQTLGVTILDEAEFLRLLRGEQE is encoded by the coding sequence ATGAGTATGACAAAAGAACAGGCCGCAGCTCGCATTGATGAGCTGCGTGCCATCATGAAAAAGAATTCCTATCTGTATTATGTCCAGGACAATCCCATTATTACCGATGGGGAATACGACGCTATGATGCGGGAACTGAAAGCCCTGGAAGCCCAGTATCCGGATCTGGTGACGCCGGATTCTCCCAGCCAGCATGTGGGGGGCTACGCCAAACCGGGCTTTACGGAAGTACGGCATATGACGCCTCTTTTGAGCCTGGCCAATGCGTTTTCGCCGGAGGAGATGGAGGAGTTCGACCGGCGGGTGCACGAAGGCCTGCCCAAGGATGCCAGGGTGCAGTATGTGGTGGAACCCAAGATCGACGGCCTGGCCTGCAGCATCATCTACGAGAATGGCCGGTTTGTGCGGGCAGCCACCCGGGGCGACGGCGTGGTGGGTGAAAACGTCACGGAAAATGTGCGGACCATCCAGAACATCCCCAAACAATTGAAACCCATCCCGGGCATGGAAATCCCGGAACTCCTGGACGTGCGGGGAGAAGTATACATGCCCCGGGCAGCTTTTGTGAAGCTGAATGAGGAACGGCAGGAAGCCGGGGAACAGGAATTCGCCAACTGCCGGAACGCGGCAGCTGGTTCCCTGCGGCAGCTGGATCCCCGGGTCACTGCCAAACGGTCCCTGGCTTTCTTTGCCTACGGGATCGGGGTAGGGGCCGGCAATCTGCCCACCCATAACGCTTCCATGGATATGCTCCAGCAGTATGGATTTACCACGACGGAAGGCCGCACCCTGGTGGATACCATCCAGCAGGCCAATGATCTGATCAAAAAGCATGGGGAACGGCGGGCCTTCCTGGGCTATGACACCGACGGCGTGGTGGTGAAGGTCAACGATGTGTGGCAGCAAAACCTTCTGGGTGCCACCGGAAAGGATCCCCGCTGGGCCATGGCCTATAAATTCCCGCCGGAACAGGCGGAAACCGTGCTGGAGGACATTGTGATTCAGGTGGGGCGTACGGGAGTCCTGACACCGACAGCAGTACTGCAGCCGGTGCGGCTCTCTGGCAGCACCATCAGCCGGGCTACCCTGCACAACGAAGACTTCATCAAAGAACGGGATATCCGGATCGGCGACCATGTGGTGATCAATAAGGCCGCGGAAATCATCCCGGAAGTGCTCCATGTGGTGACGGAGAAGCGCACTGGGGAGGAAAAGGTGTTCCATATGCCGGAAACCTGTCCGGAATGTGGCTGGAAGGCGGAACGGAAACCCGGGGAAGCGGCCTGGCGCTGCACGAACCCCCACTGTCCGGCCCTGGGACGGGAAGGGCTGATCCACTTCACCAGCCGGGATGCCATGAACATCGACGGCTGCGGACCCAGTGTACTGGCCCAATTGACGGCCAATGGTCTGGTGAAGGATCCCTCCGACCTGTATCTTCTGACCACGGAACAGCTGATCCAGCTGGACCGGATGGGACAGAAAAGTGCCGACAATCTGGTCAATGCCATCCAGGACAGCAAGAGCCAGAGTCTGGATAAATTGCTGTTTGCCTTGGGCATCCGCCACGTAGGGGCCAAGGTGGCACGGACCCTGGCGCTGAAGTACGGCACCATGGACAATCTGATGGCTGCCACCCAGGACGAACTGGCCCAGATTCCCGACATTGGACCGGTCATTGCGGAAAGCGTGGTGACCTGGTTCGGAGATCCGGTGAACCAGGCGTTTGTGGAGCGGTTGAAGGAGCTGGGACTGAACATGGAAATGACCACGGGCCCGGCTCTGGATGAGAATCATCCCTTCTATGGCAAGACCATGGTGTTCACCGGTACCCTGCCCAACCTGGACCGGGCTACGGCCCAGACCATGGCCCAGGAAGTGGGCGCCAAGGTGACCAGTTCCGTGAGCAAGAAGACGGACTACGTGGTGGCTGGCGCTGATCCGGGCAGCAAGTATACGAAAGCCCAGACACTGGGCGTGACCATCCTGGACGAAGCGGAGTTCCTGCGGCTGTTGAGAGGCGAGCAGGAATAA
- a CDS encoding hemolysin family protein — protein MKPIVYPFAFLFWHVGEALYHFMGMEPVHKGTGHSEDDLRKMVSASEKGGSIDPVESRLIDNVFDFADRVAREVMVPRQDMVCLFVDDSIEENMKVIRESGHTRYPLCEEDRDHILGMIHIREFMNADYKAPGFDLRSIMREIDVVPESMSIAKILQLMQHKHVQMAAVADEYGGTAGLVTMEDLLEEIVGDIQDEHDTDMPEINKMPDGSYVFDGLVLLDEVSEIMGIQFDDPEEDTIGGYVFGLIGRQPVVGDSVVENGYKFEVLDSTGFRVLRVRVIPLKKDNKKEAAVHEQ, from the coding sequence TTGAAACCAATTGTATATCCTTTTGCCTTCTTGTTCTGGCATGTGGGGGAAGCCCTGTACCATTTCATGGGCATGGAACCGGTGCATAAAGGAACCGGCCATTCTGAGGATGATCTCCGGAAGATGGTCAGTGCCAGTGAAAAAGGCGGCAGCATCGACCCGGTGGAAAGCAGGCTCATCGACAATGTGTTCGACTTTGCTGACCGGGTGGCCCGGGAAGTGATGGTCCCCCGGCAGGATATGGTCTGTCTGTTCGTGGATGATTCCATCGAAGAAAACATGAAAGTCATCCGGGAATCGGGGCATACCCGGTATCCCCTGTGTGAGGAGGACCGGGATCACATTTTGGGCATGATCCACATCCGGGAATTCATGAATGCGGATTATAAGGCCCCCGGCTTCGACCTGAGGAGCATCATGCGGGAAATCGACGTGGTGCCCGAAAGCATGTCCATTGCTAAAATCCTGCAGCTGATGCAGCACAAACATGTGCAGATGGCGGCAGTGGCCGATGAGTACGGGGGTACAGCCGGCCTGGTGACCATGGAGGACCTGCTGGAGGAAATCGTGGGCGACATCCAGGACGAGCATGACACGGATATGCCGGAAATCAATAAGATGCCCGACGGTTCCTATGTGTTTGATGGCCTTGTGCTGCTGGACGAAGTATCAGAAATCATGGGCATCCAGTTCGATGATCCGGAAGAGGATACCATCGGGGGCTATGTGTTCGGTCTGATCGGCCGGCAGCCTGTGGTGGGCGACAGTGTGGTGGAAAACGGCTACAAGTTTGAAGTGCTGGATTCCACTGGTTTTCGGGTGCTGCGGGTGCGGGTCATCCCTTTGAAAAAAGACAACAAGAAGGAAGCGGCTGTCCATGAGCAGTGA